tccccctcccctccatcctcctcctcctcctcctcctcctcctcctattcctcctcctccccttcctcctcctcgcctccctcctcctcctcttcctctgtttcctcctcctcctcctcctccgtttcctcctcctccccttcctcctcctcttcctctgtttcctcctcctcctcctcctcctattcctcctcctccccttcctcctcctcctcctcctcctcctcctcctcctccccttcctcctcctcttcctctgtttcctcctcctcctattcctcctcctcccctt
This region of Oncorhynchus masou masou isolate Uvic2021 chromosome 8, UVic_Omas_1.1, whole genome shotgun sequence genomic DNA includes:
- the LOC135543870 gene encoding uncharacterized protein DDB_G0271670-like, with translation VSSSSVSSSSSPSPPSSSSSSSSYSSSSPSFSSPPSSSSSSVSSSSVSSSSSPSPPSSSSSSSSSSYSSSSPSSSSPPSSSSSSVSSSSSSSVSSSSPSSSSSSVSSSSSSSYSSSSPSSSSSSSSSSSSPSSSSSSVSSSSYSSSSPSSSSSSYSSSSSYSSSSPSSSSSSVSSSSVSSSSSSSSSSVSSSSS